In the genome of Thermoanaerobacterales bacterium, the window GCACCACGGTTGCCGGTGCGATGACTCCAAGGCCGACGGCGGCGTACAGGTCTTCCATGCTGTTGAGTGTGTACCGGCGCCCGACCTCCAGGGCTTTTTCACTCCGCAGCAGTTCCAGGTCGAGGCCCTGCTTCTTGGCTTCCCGTTCGAGGGCCTCCCGGCCGCGGCCGACGTTATCCTCCCTCTGCTCTTTCTTGAACCAGTTGCGGATCTTCGTCTTGGCCTGGGAGGTCTTGACGATGGCCAGCCAGTCGCGGCTCGGAGCCGGGTGCTTGGCGGTAATGATCTCCACGATGTCGCCGTTCTTCAGCCGGTAGTCCAGCGGGACCAGGCGCCCGTTAACGCGCGCTCCGATACAGCGGTGACCGATGTCGGTGTGGATACGGTAGGCGAAATCAAGGGGGATCGACCCGGCCGGAAGTTCGATCACATCCCCATGCGGAGTAAACACGAAGACGACATCGGCGAAGATATCGATTTTCAGGCTCTCCATGAACTCCCGCGCGTCGCGGAGTTCGTGCTGCCAATCCATAAGCTGGCGCAACCACGCCAGCTTGGCGTCAAACTCGCGGTCCCCCCGCCCGCCGGCCTTGTAACGCCAGTGGGCGGCGATACCGTACTCGGCCGTCCGGTGCATCTCCCAGGTCCGGATCTGGATCTCGACCGGCCTCCCCTTGGGCCCGACGACGGTCGTGTGCAGCGATTGATACATGTTGGACTTGGGCATTGCGATGTAGTCCTTGAAGCGCCCGGGTATCGGCTTGAAGATGGTGTGCACGACCCCCAGGGTGGCGTAGCAGTCGCGGACACTGTGAACGATAATCCGTACCCCGCTGACATCGTAGATGTCGGCCAGATCTTTTTCCTGGTCCACCATTTTGAGGTAAATACTGTAGAGATGTTTCGGGCGCCCCTGGATGTCGGCAGTGATGCCCACTTCCTGGATTTTGGCCTCCAGGATGTCGATGACTTCCTGGATTTGCCTTTCGCGGACCGCCCTCGTTTCGGCCAGGTTCGCCGCCAGGCTGTGGTAGGACTCCGGTTCGAGATAGCGGAAGGCCAGGTCCTCCAGCTCCCACTTCAGATGGTAGATCCCCAGGCGGTGGGCAAGAGGGGCGAAAATCTCGAGGGTCTCCTGGGCGATCTCCCGCTGCTTGGCGGGGCTGTGGTACCCCAGCGTGCGGAGGTTATGCAGCCGGTCCGCCAGCTTAATGAGAATGACACGGATATCCCGGGCCATAGCCAGAAGCATTTTGCGCAGGTTCTCGGCCTGTTGCTCCTCCTTGCTGCGGAACTCAAGGCGGCCCAGCTTCGTCACCCCGTCAACCAGCTGCGCCACCTCA includes:
- a CDS encoding bifunctional (p)ppGpp synthetase/guanosine-3',5'-bis(diphosphate) 3'-pyrophosphohydrolase, producing MKYEDLVSKVLSYNPKADTALLRLAYDFAAEAHSQQKRYSGDPYITHPLAVAMILAELELDLETIVAGILHDVVEDSDRGLTPIREIFGDEVAQLVDGVTKLGRLEFRSKEEQQAENLRKMLLAMARDIRVILIKLADRLHNLRTLGYHSPAKQREIAQETLEIFAPLAHRLGIYHLKWELEDLAFRYLEPESYHSLAANLAETRAVRERQIQEVIDILEAKIQEVGITADIQGRPKHLYSIYLKMVDQEKDLADIYDVSGVRIIVHSVRDCYATLGVVHTIFKPIPGRFKDYIAMPKSNMYQSLHTTVVGPKGRPVEIQIRTWEMHRTAEYGIAAHWRYKAGGRGDREFDAKLAWLRQLMDWQHELRDAREFMESLKIDIFADVVFVFTPHGDVIELPAGSIPLDFAYRIHTDIGHRCIGARVNGRLVPLDYRLKNGDIVEIITAKHPAPSRDWLAIVKTSQAKTKIRNWFKKEQREDNVGRGREALEREAKKQGLDLELLRSEKALEVGRRYTLNSMEDLYAAVGLGVIAPATVVQRLKEQARPAPQIPELRPDSRRWSKAMHGILVKDAGNVLVRLAHCCNPVPGDPIVGYITRGRGVSVHRADCRNVVHWQAKEKERLVEVKWDGHFDQPFQVRLEVVGLDRPGLLGDVMNALADMKISASWVTARGGRERDATIDLTLEVRDLEQFQFTLNKLQKIRDVFEVRRSV